The genomic interval GAGTCATGGGAACGTCGTCCGTGACAGGATCAAGCCGAGAGAACGAGGGGCAGTATTTCCTGTCGAGTCGGTTTTCGGCAATAGCAATGACAGTGCGTCCGTTGCCGGCCATGGAAAATGGCTCGATCTGGGGCCGAGCTGCTCTTCCGTAGGTCATGCGGGGGACGTGAAAAGAATTATTGCTGCATATGACCGTGAAGCGGTCTCAGACGGTAGCCGGCGATAGAGCGCAGCGATCATCGCCGGTTCATTCCGTCTGACAAGAACCGACCCCGAAGGTGGTCGCAGCCCCGATTCCGAGAAGTCTGCGACACCCTTCGGGGTCGATTCAACATGGTTGTCGCATACCACGGGTGCGCCTTCGGCGACCCGTGGCTACCTTCTGCGATCCCTCGCGGGATCCAATTTCGCACTCACGAATCAGCACCCATACAGAAAGGCAATCAAAGACGTCAGCAATAAACTTCACGTCCCCGAGGGACGTGCAATCAATAAGTGACGGATCTAGTAGTGGACGAGGTCACGAGTCCCGTGCTCCAGGACTCGTAACCTCGTCCACTACGCCAGTAATTGATTTTCGCGTCCCGTGCCTGACAAGAGACGGTAAGCCAGTGCTCTTGGGACGGATGCTCTCGTTTCGCGTTCAACGTTGAGTGATTTCCGGTGACATGCATGGCGTTGAGCGGAGTGTGTCATGCACAGCATGACCTACCCATTCCAATCAGCGTGAAAATGCTCGTTTGAGTTCATCCAGACTGGTCAAACCACGAGCGACCGTCAGGACGGCTTCCGTTTGCACGGGGCGGAAACCTTCGGAGCGGGCGATCGCTGTCAGTTGACCCATGTCTTGAGTCTTCTGCATGGCGTCGCGGAATTTTTCGCCTGGGGTCAACAGCTCAAAGATCGCCGTTCGGCCCATGTAGCCGCGGCCTTGGCAAACGTGACACGGCGTGATCGGAGCCGGGCGGCCTTGCTCGTCCACTTGCTGCTCGATCGGCGGTGGGACAAACGGCTGGTACATCATCGTTACCCGTCCGGGTGGAATTCCGAGTTGCTGCAGCAGTTGCGGCGGCGGCTGGAATCCGAGTTTGCAGTTGTCACACAAGCGGCGAACCAAACGCTGTCCAAGCACACAACCGAGGGTGGACGCGATCGCGGATTTTTGTTCGGGGTACTGTGCCATCAGCCGGGCCACGCCTTCGATCGCACCGCCCGCGTTCATTCTGAGAATCGCTTGCTTTTCGTGCGTGGAGACTTGCTTGAGCACAGTGCCCATGATCTCTGGATCGGGCAGCGTGGGGAACATGAATACGTCAGGCTCCTTGAGAATCGCCTTACGCACTGAATCGGCCAGCGTGAGGCCCGTGTCACCACCATAGAAGTTTGGATTGATGTTGATGATCTCTGGCTCGGGCGACCCTTTCGGCTCAAAGGATTGAAAGTCGCGGACCAATCGGTCGGCCGCTTGAATGGCCACGTTCCAGGTCGTCGTCAGGCCTTCCGTTGTCGGCGCGGTGATCAGAACGATGTTCCCTTCACCGTCGATGGTTTGCTTGAACGTCTCGATCATCTTGTCTCGCATTCCGAGATCGCCCAATCGTTCAAAGGGGACATTCTCGGAATCGATTTTCAGCAACACGCGTTCACCGGTCGGGACTCCTTGCGATTGGAGCGTC from Stieleria varia carries:
- a CDS encoding ATPase, T2SS/T4P/T4SS family, which codes for MAEQPQPTQLWQTVPPVEFTPKLSDNTQVQALLINARQGIGFAIAAGQVSHGIHSRATHLLLDFTAQGCAVRYQIDGQWEQLPPLDRESGDAMLYALKQLTLLNPADRRSAQAGSVKVKLAKAKFNLTLQSQGVPTGERVLLKIDSENVPFERLGDLGMRDKMIETFKQTIDGEGNIVLITAPTTEGLTTTWNVAIQAADRLVRDFQSFEPKGSPEPEIININPNFYGGDTGLTLADSVRKAILKEPDVFMFPTLPDPEIMGTVLKQVSTHEKQAILRMNAGGAIEGVARLMAQYPEQKSAIASTLGCVLGQRLVRRLCDNCKLGFQPPPQLLQQLGIPPGRVTMMYQPFVPPPIEQQVDEQGRPAPITPCHVCQGRGYMGRTAIFELLTPGEKFRDAMQKTQDMGQLTAIARSEGFRPVQTEAVLTVARGLTSLDELKRAFSR